In Neorhizobium galegae, the following proteins share a genomic window:
- the urtC gene encoding urea ABC transporter permease subunit UrtC encodes MISGFVFRALEGRIVVAVGILLGIGILVPALNLLTPPDSALHIPTYAMSLFGKYLCYALLALALDLVWGYCGILSLGHGAFFALGGYAMGMYLMRQIGPRGVYGNPILPDFMVFLNYKELPWFWHGFDWFIFAMAMVIVVPGLLAFIFGWFAFRSRVNGVYLSIITQAMTYALLLAFFRNDMGFGGNNGLTDFKDILGFSVQADGTRAVLFFMSALMLSLCLTLASAIVRSKFGKVLVGVRDAESRVRFLGFRVENIKLFTFVVSAMMAGIAGALFVPQVGIINPGEFAPANSIEVVVWTAVGGRGTLIGPIIGAILVNGGKSFFTGAFPEIWLFALGALFICVTLFLPRGIVGTIQHGFRSRKAYKAAAEAEKGRDAQPSVAQAAE; translated from the coding sequence ATGATTTCCGGCTTTGTCTTCCGCGCCCTCGAAGGCCGTATCGTCGTCGCCGTCGGCATTCTTCTCGGCATCGGCATCCTGGTGCCGGCGCTCAACCTGCTGACCCCGCCCGACAGCGCCCTGCACATCCCGACCTATGCCATGTCGCTGTTCGGCAAGTATCTCTGCTACGCGCTCCTGGCGCTGGCGCTCGATCTCGTCTGGGGTTACTGCGGTATCCTTTCGCTCGGCCACGGCGCCTTCTTCGCGCTCGGCGGTTACGCGATGGGCATGTACCTGATGCGCCAGATCGGCCCGCGCGGCGTCTACGGCAACCCGATCCTGCCGGACTTCATGGTGTTCCTCAACTACAAGGAACTGCCGTGGTTCTGGCATGGCTTCGACTGGTTCATCTTCGCCATGGCGATGGTGATCGTGGTGCCCGGCCTGCTTGCCTTCATCTTCGGCTGGTTCGCCTTCCGCTCCCGCGTCAACGGCGTCTACCTGTCGATCATCACCCAGGCGATGACCTACGCGCTGCTGCTCGCCTTCTTCCGCAACGACATGGGTTTCGGCGGCAATAACGGTCTCACCGACTTCAAGGACATCCTCGGCTTCTCCGTCCAGGCGGACGGCACGCGTGCGGTTCTGTTCTTCATGTCGGCGCTGATGCTGTCGCTCTGCCTCACCCTTGCGTCGGCCATCGTCCGTTCGAAATTCGGCAAGGTGCTGGTCGGCGTGCGCGATGCGGAAAGCCGGGTACGGTTCCTCGGCTTCCGGGTCGAGAACATCAAGCTCTTCACCTTCGTCGTCTCCGCCATGATGGCGGGGATTGCCGGCGCGCTGTTCGTGCCGCAGGTCGGCATCATCAATCCGGGCGAATTCGCGCCGGCCAACTCGATCGAAGTGGTCGTCTGGACGGCCGTCGGCGGCCGCGGCACGCTGATCGGACCGATCATCGGCGCGATCCTCGTCAATGGCGGCAAGAGCTTCTTCACCGGCGCCTTCCCGGAAATCTGGCTGTTTGCGCTGGGGGCCCTTTTCATCTGCGTCACGCTCTTCCTGCCGAGGGGCATTGTCGGAACGATCCAGCATGGTTTCCGATCCCGCAAGGCCTACAAGGCTGCCGCTGAAGCGGAAAAGGGCAGGGATGCTCAGCCGTCCGTCGCCCAGGCCGCGGAATAG
- the urtE gene encoding urea ABC transporter ATP-binding subunit UrtE — translation MLTVNNVNLYYGAAQALRGVSIHADMGKITCVLGRNGVGKSSLLRAVTGQHPVSAGTISFQGEVLNGLAPYNRAKHGIGYVPQGREIFPLLTVQENLESGYAPLARKDKFIPDEIFSLFPVLKSMLGRRGGDLSGGQQQQLAIGRAMVTRPKILVLDEPTEGIQPSIIKDIGRAIRYLRDSTGMAILLVEQYLDFCRELADQVYIMDRGEIVHEGAAETLDTAEARRHLTV, via the coding sequence ATGCTGACAGTCAACAACGTCAATCTTTACTACGGCGCGGCGCAGGCGCTGCGGGGTGTCTCGATTCATGCGGATATGGGCAAGATCACTTGCGTGCTGGGGCGGAACGGCGTGGGGAAGAGTTCTCTTCTCCGCGCCGTCACCGGCCAGCATCCGGTCAGCGCCGGCACGATCAGCTTTCAGGGGGAGGTGCTGAACGGTCTCGCTCCCTATAACCGCGCCAAGCACGGCATTGGCTACGTGCCGCAGGGCCGCGAAATCTTCCCGCTGCTCACCGTCCAGGAAAACCTTGAAAGCGGTTACGCGCCGCTCGCCCGCAAGGACAAGTTCATTCCCGACGAGATCTTCTCGCTGTTTCCGGTGCTGAAATCGATGCTCGGCCGGCGCGGCGGCGACCTGTCCGGCGGCCAGCAGCAGCAATTGGCGATCGGCCGCGCCATGGTCACGAGGCCCAAGATCCTCGTGCTCGACGAGCCGACCGAGGGCATCCAGCCGTCAATCATCAAGGATATCGGCCGGGCGATCCGCTACCTGCGGGATTCAACCGGCATGGCCATTCTGCTGGTGGAACAGTATCTGGACTTCTGCCGGGAGTTGGCCGACCAGGTCTACATCATGGATCGTGGCGAGATTGTGCACGAAGGGGCGGCCGAGACTCTGGATACGGCAGAAGCAAGGCGGCATCTGACCGTCTGA
- the urtB gene encoding urea ABC transporter permease subunit UrtB: MMIRFFLRVFFLCVVSALASPSYAQSGAGADPRPLIDALSKADFSEAEKLIGQLAATGDARLVPALNAFSEGDLYFRKSDNLVFIGKAAGSNYELIDPVTGASAGQAAKNAVTKIKINNSLRRVIRSAMGGLTLMSPDRGVRLQAADAVLRSPSAENLELIETAISKETDGEVKARMVEARAVSLLSSDRSIDEKRAAIQTIKNYGGRNAIGILMGASASLDPSLKGDVDAAIASIESGQRLWDIGQNVWYGVSLGSVLLLAAIGLAITFGVMGIINMAHGEMVMLGAYSTFVVQQLIRDNAPGLFDWSLTIALPVAFLVTGAVGFVIERGVIRFLYGRPLETLLATWGVSLILQQSIRSIFGPTNQEVGNPSWMSGSFPVGGMTITWNRMWIIAFSLSIFVALLVVMKKSSFGLNMRAVTQNRRMASSMGIKTPWVDAFTFALGSGIAGIAGVALSQIDNVSPNLGQSYIIDSFMVVVFGGVGNLWGTLVGALSLGVLNKFLEPSVGAVLGKILVLVLIILFIQKRPRGLFALKGRAVEA; this comes from the coding sequence ATGATGATAAGATTTTTTCTTCGCGTATTTTTTCTTTGCGTTGTGTCCGCGCTGGCTTCGCCGTCCTATGCACAATCCGGTGCAGGCGCCGATCCCAGGCCGTTGATCGACGCGCTTTCCAAGGCGGACTTCAGCGAAGCCGAAAAACTGATCGGCCAGCTCGCCGCCACCGGCGATGCCCGGCTCGTGCCGGCGCTGAATGCCTTTTCCGAGGGCGACCTCTATTTCCGCAAGTCCGACAACCTGGTGTTCATCGGCAAGGCGGCCGGCTCCAATTACGAGCTGATCGATCCGGTGACGGGCGCCTCCGCCGGACAGGCCGCCAAGAACGCGGTCACCAAGATCAAGATCAACAACAGCCTGCGCCGCGTCATCCGCTCGGCCATGGGCGGCCTGACGCTGATGAGCCCGGACCGCGGGGTCCGGCTGCAGGCGGCCGATGCCGTGCTCCGCTCGCCAAGCGCCGAAAACCTCGAGCTCATCGAAACCGCAATCTCCAAGGAGACGGACGGCGAGGTCAAGGCCCGCATGGTAGAGGCGCGCGCCGTGTCGCTGCTCTCCTCCGACCGCTCCATCGACGAAAAGCGGGCCGCGATCCAGACGATCAAGAATTATGGCGGCCGCAACGCGATCGGCATCCTGATGGGCGCATCCGCCTCGCTCGATCCGAGCCTCAAGGGCGATGTCGATGCGGCGATTGCCAGCATCGAAAGCGGTCAGCGGCTCTGGGATATCGGCCAGAACGTCTGGTACGGCGTGTCGCTCGGTTCGGTCCTGCTCTTGGCGGCGATCGGGCTTGCGATCACCTTCGGCGTCATGGGCATCATCAACATGGCGCATGGCGAAATGGTCATGCTCGGCGCCTATTCCACCTTCGTGGTGCAGCAGCTCATCCGCGACAATGCGCCCGGGCTGTTCGACTGGTCGCTGACGATCGCGCTTCCGGTCGCCTTCCTGGTCACCGGTGCCGTCGGCTTCGTCATCGAACGCGGCGTCATCCGCTTTCTCTACGGCCGGCCGCTCGAAACGCTGCTCGCCACCTGGGGCGTCTCGCTCATCCTGCAGCAATCGATCCGCTCGATCTTCGGGCCTACCAACCAGGAAGTCGGCAATCCGTCCTGGATGTCCGGTTCGTTCCCGGTCGGCGGCATGACGATCACCTGGAACCGCATGTGGATCATCGCCTTCTCGCTGTCGATCTTCGTGGCGCTGCTGGTGGTGATGAAAAAATCCTCCTTCGGCCTCAACATGCGCGCCGTCACCCAGAACCGCCGCATGGCGTCGTCGATGGGCATCAAGACGCCCTGGGTCGATGCCTTTACCTTCGCGCTCGGCTCCGGCATTGCCGGCATTGCGGGTGTGGCGCTGTCCCAGATCGACAACGTCTCGCCGAACCTCGGCCAGAGCTACATCATCGACAGTTTCATGGTCGTAGTGTTCGGCGGCGTCGGCAATCTCTGGGGCACGCTGGTTGGGGCGCTGTCGCTCGGGGTGCTCAACAAGTTCCTCGAACCCTCGGTCGGCGCAGTGCTCGGCAAGATCCTGGTTCTGGTGCTGATCATCCTGTTCATCCAGAAACGTCCGCGCGGTCTCTTCGCGCTCAAGGGAAGGGCGGTGGAAGCATGA
- a CDS encoding DUF1272 domain-containing protein, translating to MLELRPNCECCDKDLAPDSREAMVCTFECTFCADCATAVLKGICPNCAGELVRRPVRPAAALLSNPASTKRVLKAEGCAPKAA from the coding sequence ATGCTGGAACTGCGCCCCAACTGCGAATGCTGCGACAAGGACCTTGCCCCGGACAGCCGCGAGGCGATGGTCTGCACTTTCGAGTGCACGTTCTGCGCCGATTGCGCCACCGCGGTGCTGAAGGGCATCTGCCCGAATTGCGCCGGCGAACTGGTGCGCCGGCCGGTGCGTCCGGCGGCCGCACTGCTAAGCAATCCGGCATCCACCAAACGTGTTCTGAAGGCCGAGGGCTGTGCGCCCAAGGCGGCTTGA
- a CDS encoding flagellin: MLRSLDSQMFGAERQVASGLRIEQASDNAAYWSIATTMRSDNGALSAVQDALGLGAAKVETAYEGIAATTDILAAFMAKVVSAQQDGIDKNKIQEELEQLKQQIVSISNSASFAGQNWLRSDMQGQASEAGAKTSVVSSFNRSEDGTVSVGTIDVDLSKLVLFKNGGGGILQKEPDPDLGHGLGTIGGLLGFSTSGYGDVPGPVFDQPFTITKFDVVTVAFSVGTSNDTFVITKNVVDQALGGQIGYGFDGDIESTADWAKVLLQATFLNKAPPDILFAAQGGAPNIFFRATIPLAAELITVQPPVHTRTLPPEGIDILDIDVTDPDIDFPTITLVLDEMQQKVISAGAYLGSLRSRIAMQEAFGNSLADSLDRGIGRLVDANMSEASSRLKALQVQQQLATQSLSIANSDAQNILSLFR; the protein is encoded by the coding sequence ATGCTTCGCTCCCTCGACAGCCAGATGTTCGGGGCAGAGCGGCAGGTCGCGTCCGGCTTGCGTATCGAACAAGCCTCCGACAACGCGGCCTACTGGTCGATCGCCACCACCATGCGATCGGACAATGGCGCCCTCTCGGCCGTGCAGGACGCCCTTGGCCTTGGAGCAGCAAAGGTCGAGACGGCCTATGAAGGCATCGCTGCGACCACCGATATTCTGGCGGCGTTCATGGCCAAGGTCGTTTCCGCCCAGCAGGACGGAATAGACAAGAACAAGATCCAGGAAGAACTGGAGCAGTTGAAGCAGCAGATCGTCTCGATATCCAACTCCGCAAGCTTCGCCGGCCAGAACTGGTTGCGGTCGGACATGCAGGGCCAGGCCAGCGAAGCGGGCGCGAAGACTTCTGTCGTATCATCGTTCAATCGCAGCGAGGATGGAACCGTCTCCGTCGGAACCATCGACGTCGATCTGTCGAAACTCGTACTGTTTAAGAATGGCGGCGGCGGAATTCTGCAGAAAGAGCCTGATCCGGATCTGGGTCATGGCCTCGGCACGATCGGTGGATTGCTCGGATTTTCGACATCGGGTTATGGCGACGTGCCAGGCCCGGTATTCGACCAGCCCTTCACGATTACGAAATTCGACGTCGTCACGGTCGCCTTTTCAGTGGGTACGTCCAACGATACGTTCGTGATCACCAAGAATGTCGTCGACCAGGCGCTCGGAGGCCAAATCGGATACGGCTTCGACGGAGATATCGAAAGCACGGCCGATTGGGCGAAAGTCCTCCTGCAGGCAACGTTTCTCAACAAGGCGCCCCCCGACATCCTGTTTGCGGCTCAGGGCGGCGCGCCGAATATCTTCTTTCGCGCCACCATTCCTCTCGCCGCAGAGCTGATCACCGTTCAGCCGCCCGTCCACACCCGGACGCTGCCGCCGGAGGGTATCGATATTCTCGATATCGACGTCACCGATCCCGACATCGATTTTCCGACAATCACCTTGGTTCTCGACGAGATGCAGCAGAAGGTCATATCGGCCGGTGCCTACCTTGGCTCGCTGAGGTCGAGGATCGCGATGCAGGAAGCATTTGGAAACAGTCTCGCGGACAGTCTCGACAGAGGCATTGGACGCCTCGTCGATGCGAATATGAGCGAGGCATCGAGCCGGCTCAAGGCACTGCAAGTCCAGCAGCAACTCGCGACCCAGTCGCTTTCCATCGCCAATTCGGACGCGCAAAACATCCTGTCTCTCTTCCGGTAG
- the urtD gene encoding urea ABC transporter ATP-binding protein UrtD, whose protein sequence is MNTIAETRKKSLLYLDNVCVAFDGFKAINSLSFVIEPGELRAVIGPNGAGKTTMMDIITGKTRPDSGTVLFEDTIDLTKKDEADIAQLGIGRKFQKPTVFESHTVWDNLELALNRSRGVFATLFYTLSPEDKSRIEEILETIRMTHRKDEYAANLSHGQKQWLEIGMLLAQEPKLLLVDEPVAGMTDAETAETAVLLKEIAKSRSVVVVEHDMGFIRELGVKVTCLAEGSVLAEGSIDFVSNDPKVIENYLGR, encoded by the coding sequence ATGAATACGATTGCTGAAACACGGAAGAAAAGCCTTCTCTATCTCGACAACGTCTGTGTTGCCTTCGACGGCTTCAAGGCGATCAACTCGCTGTCCTTCGTGATCGAACCCGGCGAGCTTAGGGCAGTCATCGGCCCGAACGGTGCCGGCAAGACAACGATGATGGACATCATCACGGGCAAAACCCGGCCCGACAGCGGAACCGTACTCTTCGAAGACACGATCGACCTTACAAAGAAGGACGAGGCGGATATCGCCCAGCTCGGCATCGGTCGGAAATTCCAGAAGCCGACCGTATTCGAAAGCCACACCGTCTGGGACAATCTGGAACTGGCGCTCAACCGGTCGCGCGGCGTGTTCGCGACGCTGTTCTACACGCTGTCGCCGGAGGACAAGTCGCGTATCGAGGAAATCCTCGAAACGATCCGCATGACCCACCGTAAGGACGAATACGCCGCCAACCTCAGCCACGGCCAGAAACAGTGGCTGGAGATCGGCATGCTGCTCGCCCAGGAGCCGAAGCTCCTTCTGGTCGACGAACCCGTCGCCGGCATGACCGATGCGGAAACGGCGGAGACGGCGGTGCTGCTCAAGGAAATCGCCAAGAGCCGCTCGGTCGTGGTCGTCGAACACGACATGGGCTTCATCCGCGAGCTCGGCGTCAAGGTGACCTGCCTTGCGGAAGGCTCGGTGCTCGCCGAAGGCTCGATCGATTTCGTCTCGAACGATCCGAAGGTGATCGAAAATTACCTGGGGCGGTGA
- the urtA gene encoding urea ABC transporter substrate-binding protein, whose protein sequence is MTFKSKLGGALLAAVMSTTALQGAFAADDTIKIGVLHSLSGTMAISETTLKDVMLMLIAEQNKKGGVLGKKLEAVVVDPASDWPLFAEKARQLISKDKVAAVFGCWTSSSRKSVLPVFEELNSILFYPVQYEGEESSRNIFYTGAAPNQQAIPAVDYLAKEEGVKRWVLAGTDYVYPQTTNKILKAYLMSKGVAESDIMINYTPFGHSDWQTIVSDIKKFGSAGKKTAVVSTINGDANVPFYKELGNQGIKAEDIPVVAFSVGEEELAGLDTKPLVGHLAAWNYFQSVDADVNAEFIKEWKAFTKNDKRVTNDPMEAAYIGFNAWVKAVEAAGTTNTDAVLDSIIGVSVPNLSGGTSTVMPNHHITKPVLIGEIQADGQFDIVQETAPVVGDEWSDYLPDSKNLISDWRKPMSCGNFNVASGKCGGKGS, encoded by the coding sequence ATGACATTCAAATCCAAACTGGGTGGCGCGCTGCTCGCTGCCGTAATGTCAACGACGGCGCTGCAGGGCGCTTTCGCCGCTGACGACACCATCAAGATCGGTGTTCTGCACTCGCTTTCGGGCACCATGGCCATCTCTGAGACCACCCTCAAGGATGTCATGCTGATGCTCATCGCCGAGCAGAACAAGAAGGGCGGCGTGCTCGGCAAGAAGCTCGAAGCCGTCGTCGTCGACCCGGCCTCCGACTGGCCGCTGTTTGCCGAAAAGGCCCGCCAGCTGATTTCCAAGGACAAGGTCGCCGCCGTTTTCGGTTGCTGGACCTCGTCTTCGCGCAAGTCGGTCCTGCCGGTCTTCGAAGAGCTGAACTCGATCCTGTTCTACCCGGTCCAGTACGAGGGTGAGGAATCCTCGCGCAACATCTTCTACACGGGTGCTGCCCCGAACCAGCAGGCTATCCCTGCCGTCGACTATCTGGCGAAGGAAGAGGGCGTCAAGCGCTGGGTTCTCGCCGGTACCGACTACGTCTATCCGCAGACGACCAACAAGATCCTCAAGGCTTATCTGATGTCGAAGGGCGTTGCCGAGTCCGACATCATGATCAACTACACGCCGTTCGGTCATTCCGACTGGCAGACGATCGTCTCCGACATCAAGAAGTTCGGCTCCGCCGGCAAGAAGACCGCCGTCGTCTCGACCATCAACGGCGACGCCAACGTGCCGTTCTACAAGGAACTCGGCAACCAGGGCATCAAGGCTGAAGACATCCCGGTCGTCGCCTTCTCGGTCGGCGAAGAAGAGCTCGCCGGTCTCGACACCAAGCCGCTCGTCGGCCATCTCGCTGCCTGGAACTACTTCCAGTCCGTCGATGCGGACGTCAACGCCGAGTTCATCAAGGAATGGAAGGCGTTCACCAAGAACGACAAGCGCGTCACCAACGACCCGATGGAAGCCGCCTATATCGGCTTCAACGCCTGGGTAAAGGCCGTCGAAGCCGCCGGCACCACCAATACCGACGCCGTGCTGGACTCGATCATCGGCGTCTCCGTTCCGAACCTGTCGGGTGGCACGTCCACCGTCATGCCGAACCACCACATCACCAAGCCGGTGCTGATCGGTGAAATCCAGGCTGATGGCCAGTTCGACATCGTTCAGGAAACTGCGCCTGTGGTCGGCGACGAGTGGTCCGATTACCTGCCGGACAGCAAGAACCTGATCTCCGATTGGCGCAAGCCGATGTCCTGCGGCAACTTCAACGTTGCTTCGGGCAAGTGCGGCGGCAAGGGCAGCTGA
- a CDS encoding urease subunit beta: MIPGEVIAAEGEIELNSGAPTVTIEVSNTGDRPVQVGSHYHFFETNNGLAFDRDKARGMRLDIPAGTAVRFEPGQTREVTLIPLSGKREVYGFQQKIMGAL; this comes from the coding sequence ATGATTCCCGGTGAAGTGATTGCCGCAGAAGGCGAAATCGAGCTCAATTCCGGTGCTCCGACCGTGACCATCGAGGTCTCCAATACCGGCGACCGGCCGGTGCAGGTGGGCAGCCATTACCATTTCTTCGAGACCAATAACGGCCTTGCCTTCGATCGCGACAAGGCGCGCGGCATGCGGCTCGATATCCCGGCCGGAACCGCGGTGCGTTTCGAGCCCGGCCAGACCCGGGAAGTGACCCTGATCCCGCTTTCGGGCAAGCGCGAAGTCTACGGTTTCCAGCAGAAGATCATGGGTGCGCTGTGA
- a CDS encoding putative quinol monooxygenase, producing the protein MPVTYVIRFDILPGQRDRFIALLNGVLDAMRHEPMFHNAMLHADPGNENHVMLYETWEDHQDVLDVQLQRPYRQAWHAALADLLAGPRDISIWHPIRSDRSAQSRS; encoded by the coding sequence ATGCCCGTCACCTACGTCATTCGTTTCGATATCCTCCCAGGCCAGCGCGACCGCTTCATCGCTCTTCTGAACGGCGTGCTCGATGCCATGCGGCACGAGCCGATGTTCCACAATGCCATGCTGCATGCCGATCCCGGGAACGAGAACCACGTGATGCTCTACGAGACCTGGGAGGATCATCAGGACGTCCTGGACGTGCAGTTGCAGCGCCCCTATCGCCAGGCATGGCACGCGGCCCTTGCCGATCTCCTCGCCGGGCCTCGGGACATTTCGATCTGGCATCCGATCCGCAGCGACCGTTCGGCACAATCTCGTTCCTGA
- a CDS encoding urease subunit gamma has product MNLTPREKDKLLISMAAIVARRRLERGVKLNYPEAIALITDYVVEGARDGRSVADLMEAGAHVVTRDQVMEGIAEMIHDVQVEATFPDGTKLVTVHEPIR; this is encoded by the coding sequence ATGAACCTGACACCCAGAGAAAAAGACAAACTGCTGATTTCCATGGCGGCGATCGTCGCCCGCCGCCGGCTGGAACGCGGGGTCAAGCTCAACTATCCGGAAGCGATCGCCCTCATCACCGACTATGTGGTGGAAGGCGCGCGCGACGGCCGCTCGGTTGCCGACCTGATGGAAGCGGGCGCCCATGTCGTCACCCGCGACCAGGTGATGGAGGGCATTGCCGAGATGATCCACGACGTGCAGGTGGAGGCGACTTTTCCGGACGGCACCAAGCTCGTCACCGTGCACGAACCGATCCGCTGA
- a CDS encoding alpha/beta hydrolase family esterase — protein MGATTFLGSMTGSALAAGCGQPMQAGRHPITIETDGVARSAIYFIPSSYTGKDKVPLVFDLHGSHSNPEGQLNRSSWDKVAEKNGFIVLALQGSLPGSSAGTYAWNVPFVTVQQGGLDEIAYIRQAIATAKQKFCVDAARIYASGYSGGGRMLSAYLCSGHDDFAAAGFVHSLRAGRPVETDGKWGPDTQGCNPARPISIMAFAGVKDAANPYAGGGNTYWQYGFKTAIQRWTELDGCKGNGDVKTVEGVTFSLYGTCKNGARVASYVFANGTHDWPKPGAATEAVIAAAKDGAASVTKVAAVTVAKPAFDANVDPASRMWDFFGKADSTDVIATAAPAKIGSAAKSGTGVASGCGTEADLQGTTCSSNQPIDMRRSGQGVQDAL, from the coding sequence TTGGGCGCCACGACCTTTCTGGGGTCAATGACCGGCAGCGCCCTTGCCGCAGGCTGCGGCCAGCCAATGCAAGCGGGTCGCCACCCGATCACCATCGAAACCGACGGCGTTGCCCGTTCGGCCATCTATTTCATTCCGTCGTCCTATACCGGCAAGGACAAGGTTCCGCTGGTTTTCGATCTCCATGGTAGCCACAGCAATCCTGAAGGGCAGCTGAACAGAAGCTCGTGGGACAAGGTGGCGGAGAAAAACGGCTTCATCGTTCTGGCGCTGCAGGGCAGCCTGCCCGGAAGCTCGGCAGGAACTTATGCCTGGAACGTGCCCTTCGTCACCGTGCAACAGGGCGGCCTCGACGAGATCGCCTATATCCGGCAGGCAATCGCCACCGCCAAGCAGAAATTCTGCGTCGATGCGGCCCGCATCTATGCCTCGGGTTATTCCGGCGGCGGCCGCATGCTGTCGGCCTATCTCTGCTCCGGTCATGACGATTTCGCAGCCGCCGGCTTCGTGCATTCGCTGCGCGCCGGACGACCGGTCGAGACCGACGGCAAATGGGGTCCGGATACGCAAGGCTGCAATCCGGCCAGGCCCATCTCGATCATGGCGTTTGCCGGCGTCAAGGACGCGGCCAACCCTTATGCGGGCGGCGGCAATACCTATTGGCAATACGGCTTCAAGACCGCCATCCAGCGCTGGACCGAACTCGACGGCTGCAAGGGCAATGGCGACGTAAAGACCGTCGAGGGCGTGACCTTCAGTCTCTACGGTACCTGCAAGAACGGTGCACGCGTCGCATCCTACGTCTTCGCCAACGGCACGCATGACTGGCCGAAACCGGGTGCCGCCACGGAAGCGGTGATCGCCGCCGCCAAGGACGGGGCCGCGAGCGTCACCAAGGTGGCTGCAGTCACGGTGGCCAAGCCTGCTTTCGACGCCAATGTTGATCCGGCCTCGCGGATGTGGGACTTCTTCGGCAAGGCCGACAGCACTGACGTCATCGCCACCGCAGCACCCGCCAAGATCGGTTCTGCGGCCAAGTCTGGCACGGGCGTTGCATCAGGCTGCGGAACCGAAGCAGATCTTCAGGGGACGACGTGCAGCAGCAACCAGCCGATCGATATGCGCCGCAGCGGGCAAGGGGTGCAGGACGCCTTGTAA
- a CDS encoding urease accessory protein UreD: MQQQPADRYAPQRARGAGRLVTKAFGGRTRLAEFYQEGCAKIRLPETFSPEMEAILINTSGGLTGGDVIEWSVAAAASTRLTVTTQANEKIYKAAAGTASVSTHVTVGEDASVHWLPQETILFDQASLTRRLDVDLSETSEFLAVEAVLLGRKAMGEAVAHGFFRDRWRVRRSGQLIHAEEMKFEGEIEQLSQAAAVLSGQVAFATLFYTGPLAEMLFPKLRQILDDTPGGASHWNGKLIARLVAPTGFELRKILTPAISVLRNGAPVPKVWNI; the protein is encoded by the coding sequence GTGCAGCAGCAACCAGCCGATCGATATGCGCCGCAGCGGGCAAGGGGTGCAGGACGCCTTGTAACCAAGGCTTTCGGCGGGCGGACACGGCTCGCCGAATTCTACCAGGAAGGCTGCGCAAAAATTCGCCTTCCGGAAACTTTTTCGCCTGAAATGGAGGCGATCCTCATCAATACGTCAGGGGGACTGACGGGCGGCGACGTGATCGAATGGTCCGTCGCCGCCGCGGCTTCCACAAGACTGACGGTCACCACCCAGGCGAACGAGAAGATCTACAAGGCCGCCGCCGGCACCGCCTCCGTCTCCACCCATGTCACCGTCGGCGAAGACGCCTCGGTCCACTGGCTTCCCCAGGAAACCATTCTCTTCGACCAGGCCTCGCTGACCCGCCGCCTCGACGTCGATCTCTCCGAAACCTCCGAATTTCTGGCCGTCGAAGCGGTCCTGCTCGGCCGCAAGGCGATGGGCGAGGCGGTCGCGCACGGTTTTTTCCGCGACCGTTGGCGAGTGCGGCGCTCCGGCCAGTTGATCCATGCGGAAGAGATGAAATTCGAGGGCGAGATCGAGCAACTTTCCCAGGCCGCCGCCGTGCTTTCCGGCCAGGTCGCCTTCGCGACGCTGTTCTACACCGGCCCGCTCGCCGAAATGCTCTTCCCGAAACTCCGCCAGATTCTCGACGACACACCCGGCGGAGCCAGCCATTGGAACGGCAAGCTGATCGCCCGGCTGGTGGCGCCGACCGGCTTTGAGCTGAGAAAAATCCTGACACCGGCAATTTCCGTATTGCGTAACGGCGCGCCAGTGCCGAAAGTCTGGAACATCTGA